Proteins encoded by one window of Lathyrus oleraceus cultivar Zhongwan6 chromosome 1, CAAS_Psat_ZW6_1.0, whole genome shotgun sequence:
- the LOC127115415 gene encoding protein MIZU-KUSSEI 1 yields the protein MKSIMAAKSPHDSSFSFSRRYFHWKKKALDEDDEEKILNISSSSHFAEDDNDNDDDDVAGKKEEGHHNQLRYQMPVGIAALEKNKNSKSKFKSALTILTHSSSTRMVGTLFGYRRGHVHFAFQEDSKLSPAFLIELATPTSVLVREMASGVVRIALECEKKSGGGGGGRKGLKLLEEPIWRTYCNGRKCGYAYRHECGSEEWKILKAVEPISMGAGVLPMPSSGNEGEIMYMRAKYERVVGSKDSEAFYMMNPVGTAGPELSIYLLRV from the coding sequence ATGAAGAGTATAATGGCAGCCAAATCACCTCATGACTCTTCATTCTCCTTCTCTAGAAGGTACTTCCATTGGAAAAAGAAGGCTTTGGATGAGGACGATGAAGAAAAAATCCTTAACATAAGTTCATCATCACATTTCGCCGAGGATGATAACGATAACGATGACGATGATGTTGCCGGAAAGAAGGAAGAAGGTCATCATAATCAACTTAGATACCAAATGCCAGTAGGAATTGCGGCTCTTGAAAAGAACAAGAACTCAAAATCAAAGTTCAAGTCAGCACTAACAATTCTTACTCACAGTTCTAGCACACGTATGGTGGGTACCCTTTTCGGCTACCGTCGTGGACATGTCCATTTTGCTTTCCAAGAGGACTCAAAGTTAAGCCCTGCATTTTTAATTGAGCTAGCAACACCGACAAGTGTTTTGGTTAGGGAAATGGCTTCCGGGGTGGTGAGGATTGCATTGGAGTGTGAGAAGAAATcaggaggaggaggaggaggaagaAAGGGTTTGAAGTTACTTGAGGAACCCATATGGAGGACTTATTGCAATGGAAGGAAATGTGGTTATGCATATAGACATGAATGTGGATCAGAAGAATGGAAGATATTGAAAGCTGTGGAGCCAATTTCAATGGGTGCTGGTGTGTTGCCAATGCCAAGTAGTGGGAATGAAGGTGAGATAATGTATATGAGAGCTAAGTATGAGAGAGTTGTTGGTTCTAAGGACTCTGAAGCTTTCTACATGATGAACCCTGTTGGTACTGCTGGTCCTGAACTCAGCATTTACTTGCTTAGAGTTTAA